One segment of Brassica napus cultivar Da-Ae chromosome C3, Da-Ae, whole genome shotgun sequence DNA contains the following:
- the LOC106384952 gene encoding pyruvate kinase, cytosolic isozyme-like translates to MSNIDIEGILKELPNDGRIPKTKIVCTLGPASRTVPMIEKLLRAGMNVARFNFSHGSHEYHQGTLDNLRTAMQNTGILAAVMLDTKGPEIRTGFLKDGNPIQLKEGQEITITTDYDILGDETTISMSYKKLPLDVKPGNTILCADGSISLAVLSCDPESGTVRCRCENTAMLGERKNVNLPGVVVDLPTLTEKDVEDIMGWGVPNSIDMIALSFVRKGSDLVNVRRVLGSHAKSIMLMSKVENQEGVINFDEILRETDAFMVARGDLGMEIPIEKIFLAQKLMIYKCNLAGKPVVTATQMLESMIKSPRPTRAEATDVANAVLDGTDCVMLSGESAAGAYPEIAVKVMAKICIEAESSLDYNTIFKERIRATPVPMSPLESLASSAVRAANKAHAKLIIVLTRGGSTAKLVAKYRPSVPILSVVVPVMTTDSFDWTCSDESPARHSLIYRGLIPMLAEGSAKATDSESTEVIIESALKSAVKRGLCNHGDAVVALHRIGVASVIKICVVK, encoded by the exons ATGTCGAACATAGACATTGAAGGGATATTGAAGGAGCTACCTAACGATGGGAGGATCCCAAAGACCAAGATCGTTTGCACTCTAGGACCAGCTTCTCGCACTGTTCCTATGATCGAAAAGCTTCTCAGAGCCGGTATGAACGTTGCTCGCTTCAACTTCTCTCATGGAAGCCATGAGTACCACCAGGGCACACTCGACAACCTCCGCACCGCTATGCAAAACACTGGCATTCTCGCTGCTGTCATGCTTGACACAAAg GGGCCTGAGATACGTACTGGTTTCTTGAAAGATGGGAACCCTATACAACTCAAGGAAGGCCAAGAGATCACCATCACCACCGACTACGACATTCTAGGAGACGAGACGACGATCTCCATGAGCTATAAGAAGCTTCCCTTAGATGTGAAGCCCGGAAACACCATTCTATGTGCGGATGGAAGCATAAGTCTAGCGGTCCTGTCATGTGATCCAGAGTCTGGAACTGTTAGGTGCCGGTGCGAAAACACGGCGATGCTTGGCGAGAGAAAGAACGTGAATCTCCCCGGTGTCGTTGTTGATCTCCCCACTCTGACTGAGAAGGACGTTGAAGATATTATGGGTTGGGGTGTTCCAAACAGCATCGATATGATTGCGCTTTCTTTTGTCCGTAAAGGCTCGGATCTTGTTAATGTCAGGAGGGTTCTTGGTTCTCATGCTAAAAGCATAATGCTGATGTCAAAG GTTGAGAACCAAGAAGGAGTGATTAACTTTGATGAGATACTGCGCGAAACAGATGCATTCATGGTTGCTCGTGGTGATCTCGGGATGGAGATTCCCATAGAGAAGATCTTCTTGGCTCAGAAGCTGATGATCTACAAGTGCAACCTCGCAGGCAAACCAGTGGTCACAGCCACTCAGATGCTCGAGTCAATGATCAAATCACCAAGGCCAACGCGTGCTGAAGCCACAGACGTTGCAAACGCCGTCCTCGACGGCACAGACTGCGTGATGCTCAGCGGAGAGAGCGCAGCAGGAGCTTATCCGGAGATAGCCGTGAAAGTCATGGCCAAGATCTGCATTGAAGCAGAGAGCTCGCTTGATTACAACACGATCTTCAAAGAGAGGATCAGAGCAACTCCGGTTCCAATGAGCCCGTTGGAGAGTCTTGCATCGTCAGCTGTAAGGGCTGCGAACAAAGCGCATGCGAAGCTCATCATTGTGTTGACTCGCGGAGGTTCAACAGCTAAACTTGTAGCTAAGTACAGACCCTCTGTTCCGATTCTTTCGGTGGTTGTACCAGTAATGACCACTGATTCCTTTGACTGGACTTGTAGCGACGAGTCGCCTGCAAGACACAGTTTGATATACAGAGGGTTGATCCCTATGTTGGCTGAAGGATCTGCGAAGGCGACGGATAGCGAGTCCACGGAGGTTATCATTGAATCCGCTTTGAAGTCAGCTGTGAAGAGAGGATTGTGCAACCATGGTGATGCTGTTGTGGCGCTGCACCGTATTGGAGTTGCCTCGGTTATTAAGATCTGTGTGGTGAAGTGA
- the LOC106384953 gene encoding calumenin-A-like, with amino-acid sequence MSKASVILYITVGILVLFLVSYSPKNKTDHDHHHHHGGGHTQHHRLKLRSSFNFKPTRHDPIPFDPLVADMERRREDKEWERQHIDHSHPELAAHDPAPGHESQPEWEDFMDAEDYLNDEEKFNVTDRLISLFPKLDVSPTDGFVTESELTEWNMQSSAKEVMHRTQRDMDVHDRNKDGFISFSEYEPPSWVRNSGNDTFGYNMGWWKEEHFNASDANGDGLLNLTEFNDFLHPADTKNHKLLLWLCKEEVRERDSDKDGKIGFEEFYHGLFDTVRNYEEDNHNATHPYHDLPEGPAKQLFSQLDKDGDGYLSDVELLPIISKIHPTEHYYAKQQADYIISQADSDKDGRLTLAEMIEHPYVFYSAIFNEDDSDDDYGFHDEFR; translated from the exons ATGAGCAAAGCTTCGGTGATACTCTACATCACCGTAGGgatcctcgtcctcttcctcgtCTCCTACTCCCCTAAGAACAAGACCGACCacgatcaccaccaccaccacggcGGCGGTCACACCCAACACCACCGCCTCAAACTCCGCTCTTCCTTCAACTTCAAACCCACTCGCCACGATCCGATCCCCTTCGACCCCCTCGTCGCCGACATGGAGCGCCGCCGCGAGGATAAGGAGTGGGAGCGGCAGCACATTGACCATTCTCACCCCGAGCTTGCGGCTCATGATCCTGCGCCTGGTCACGAGTCGCAGCCCGAGTGGGAGGACTTTATGGATGCGGAGGATTACTTGAATGATGAGGAGAAGTTCAATGTCACCGATAG GTTGATATCTTTGTTTCCGAAGCTTGATGTTTCTCCTACGGATGGGTTTGTGACTGAGAGTGAATTGACTGAGTGGAATATGCAGTCTTCTGCTAAGGAGGTCATGCACAGGACTCAGAGAGATATGGATGTTCATGATAGGAACAAGGATGGTTTTATCTCTTTCTCTGAGTATGAGCCTCCCTCTTGGGTCCGCAACTCTG GTAATGATACATTTGGCTATAACATGGGTTGGTGGAAGGAGGAGCATTTTAATGCTTCAGATGCAAATGGTGATGGTTTACTGAACTTAACAGAGTTCAACGA CTTTCTTCATCCTGCTGATACCAAGAACCATAAACTACTGCTATGGTTGTGCAAGGAGGAAGTAAG AGAAAGAGATTCAGATAAAGATGGTAAGATCGGTTTCGAAGAGTTTTACCACGGACTCTTTGACACTGTGAGAAACTACGAGGAAGACAATCACAACGCTACGCATCCTTATCATGACTTACCTGAAGGCCCTGCAAAGCAGTTGTTTTCTCAGCTTGACAAAGACGGTGACGG GTACTTATCAGACGTTGAATTGCTTCCCATCATCAGTAAAATCCATCCTACCGAGCATTACTACGCAAAACAACAAGCTGATTATATTATATCACAG GCGGATTCAGACAAAGATGGACGTCTGACTTTGGCAGAGATGATTGAGCATCCATACGTCTTCTACAGTGCCATTTTTAACGAAGATGACTCTGATGATGACTACGGCTTCCATGATGAGTTTCGTTAG
- the LOC106384950 gene encoding serine/threonine-protein kinase SRK2G isoform X2 produces MHKTTHMDKYEVVKDLGTGNFGVARLLKHKETKELVAMKYIERGRKIDENVAREIINHRSLKHPNIIRFKEVMLTPTHLAIVMEYASGGELFDRICTAGRFSEAEARYFFQQLICGVDYCHSLQICHRDLKLENTLLDGSPAPLLKICDFGYSKSSILHSRPKSTVGTPAYIAPEVLSRREYDGKHADVWSCGVTLYVMLVGAYPFEDPNDPKNFRKTIQRIMAIQYKIPDYVHISQECKHLLSRIFVTNPAKRITLKEIKNHPWYLKNLPKELVESAQAVYYKRDNTSYSLQSIEDIMKTVGEARNPASSSSVSKSLGSGTAEEEDEDDEEDVEAEMEEDEEDEYEKHVKEAHSSCQEPDKAQEERK; encoded by the exons ATGCACAAAACAACACAT ATGGACAAGTACGAGGTTGTGAAGGATCTGGGAACTGGAAACTTCGGTGTGGCTCGCCTTCTAAAGCACAAGGAGACTAAAGAGCTTGTTGCCATGAAATACATCGAGAGAGGCCGAAAG ATAGATGAGAACGTGGCTAGAGAGATTATCAATCACAGATCACTTAAGCATCCTAATATCATCCGCTTCAAGGAG GTGATGCTGACACCTACTCATCTTGCCATTGTGATGGAGTATGCTTCTGGAGGAGAGCTCTTTGATCGAATCTGCACTGCTGGTAGATTCAGTGAAGCTGAG GCTAGGTACTTCTTTCAACAGCTGATTTGTGGCGTCGACTACTGCCACTCCTTG CAAATATGCCACAGAGATCTGAAGCTTGAAAACACACTGCTTGATGGGAGCCCTGCTCCGCTTTTGAAAATTTGTGACTTTGGTTACTCTAAG TCATCTATACTACACTCTCGGCCTAAATCGACTGTTGGAACTCCAGCATACATAGCACCTGAAGTTCTTTCCCGGAGAGAATATGATGGCAAG catgCGGATGTGTGGTCATGTGGAGTAACCCTTTATGTGATGCTGGTCGGAGCCTACCCATTCGAGGACCCTAATGATCCAAAGAACTTCAGGAAAACAATCCAA CGTATAATGGCTATACAATACAAGATCCCGGACTACGTTCACATATCTCAGGAATGCAAACACCTTCTCTCTCGCATATTCGTCACTAACCCCGCCAAG AGAATCACGCTTAAGGAGATCAAGAATCATCCATGGTACTTAAAGAACTTGCCAAAGGAGCTGGTGGAGTCGGCTCAAGCGGTGTATTACAAGAGAGACAACACGAGCTATTCTCTTCAAAGCATAGAGGACATAATGAAGACAGTTGGAGAAGCAAGGAATCCAGCTTCATCTTCTAGTGTTAGCAAAAGCTTGGGATCAGGGACGGcggaggaagaagacgaagatgatgaagaggacgTTGAAGCTGAaatggaagaagatgaagaagatgaatacGAGAAGCATGTCAAAGAGGCACATTCGTCTTGTCAAGAGCCTGACAAAGCtcaagaagaaagaaaatga
- the LOC106384950 gene encoding serine/threonine-protein kinase SRK2G isoform X1: protein MWMSSFLMDKYEVVKDLGTGNFGVARLLKHKETKELVAMKYIERGRKIDENVAREIINHRSLKHPNIIRFKEVMLTPTHLAIVMEYASGGELFDRICTAGRFSEAEARYFFQQLICGVDYCHSLQICHRDLKLENTLLDGSPAPLLKICDFGYSKSSILHSRPKSTVGTPAYIAPEVLSRREYDGKHADVWSCGVTLYVMLVGAYPFEDPNDPKNFRKTIQRIMAIQYKIPDYVHISQECKHLLSRIFVTNPAKRITLKEIKNHPWYLKNLPKELVESAQAVYYKRDNTSYSLQSIEDIMKTVGEARNPASSSSVSKSLGSGTAEEEDEDDEEDVEAEMEEDEEDEYEKHVKEAHSSCQEPDKAQEERK from the exons ATGTGGAtgtcatcatttctt ATGGACAAGTACGAGGTTGTGAAGGATCTGGGAACTGGAAACTTCGGTGTGGCTCGCCTTCTAAAGCACAAGGAGACTAAAGAGCTTGTTGCCATGAAATACATCGAGAGAGGCCGAAAG ATAGATGAGAACGTGGCTAGAGAGATTATCAATCACAGATCACTTAAGCATCCTAATATCATCCGCTTCAAGGAG GTGATGCTGACACCTACTCATCTTGCCATTGTGATGGAGTATGCTTCTGGAGGAGAGCTCTTTGATCGAATCTGCACTGCTGGTAGATTCAGTGAAGCTGAG GCTAGGTACTTCTTTCAACAGCTGATTTGTGGCGTCGACTACTGCCACTCCTTG CAAATATGCCACAGAGATCTGAAGCTTGAAAACACACTGCTTGATGGGAGCCCTGCTCCGCTTTTGAAAATTTGTGACTTTGGTTACTCTAAG TCATCTATACTACACTCTCGGCCTAAATCGACTGTTGGAACTCCAGCATACATAGCACCTGAAGTTCTTTCCCGGAGAGAATATGATGGCAAG catgCGGATGTGTGGTCATGTGGAGTAACCCTTTATGTGATGCTGGTCGGAGCCTACCCATTCGAGGACCCTAATGATCCAAAGAACTTCAGGAAAACAATCCAA CGTATAATGGCTATACAATACAAGATCCCGGACTACGTTCACATATCTCAGGAATGCAAACACCTTCTCTCTCGCATATTCGTCACTAACCCCGCCAAG AGAATCACGCTTAAGGAGATCAAGAATCATCCATGGTACTTAAAGAACTTGCCAAAGGAGCTGGTGGAGTCGGCTCAAGCGGTGTATTACAAGAGAGACAACACGAGCTATTCTCTTCAAAGCATAGAGGACATAATGAAGACAGTTGGAGAAGCAAGGAATCCAGCTTCATCTTCTAGTGTTAGCAAAAGCTTGGGATCAGGGACGGcggaggaagaagacgaagatgatgaagaggacgTTGAAGCTGAaatggaagaagatgaagaagatgaatacGAGAAGCATGTCAAAGAGGCACATTCGTCTTGTCAAGAGCCTGACAAAGCtcaagaagaaagaaaatga
- the LOC106384950 gene encoding serine/threonine-protein kinase SRK2G isoform X3, whose product MDKYEVVKDLGTGNFGVARLLKHKETKELVAMKYIERGRKIDENVAREIINHRSLKHPNIIRFKEVMLTPTHLAIVMEYASGGELFDRICTAGRFSEAEARYFFQQLICGVDYCHSLQICHRDLKLENTLLDGSPAPLLKICDFGYSKSSILHSRPKSTVGTPAYIAPEVLSRREYDGKHADVWSCGVTLYVMLVGAYPFEDPNDPKNFRKTIQRIMAIQYKIPDYVHISQECKHLLSRIFVTNPAKRITLKEIKNHPWYLKNLPKELVESAQAVYYKRDNTSYSLQSIEDIMKTVGEARNPASSSSVSKSLGSGTAEEEDEDDEEDVEAEMEEDEEDEYEKHVKEAHSSCQEPDKAQEERK is encoded by the exons ATGGACAAGTACGAGGTTGTGAAGGATCTGGGAACTGGAAACTTCGGTGTGGCTCGCCTTCTAAAGCACAAGGAGACTAAAGAGCTTGTTGCCATGAAATACATCGAGAGAGGCCGAAAG ATAGATGAGAACGTGGCTAGAGAGATTATCAATCACAGATCACTTAAGCATCCTAATATCATCCGCTTCAAGGAG GTGATGCTGACACCTACTCATCTTGCCATTGTGATGGAGTATGCTTCTGGAGGAGAGCTCTTTGATCGAATCTGCACTGCTGGTAGATTCAGTGAAGCTGAG GCTAGGTACTTCTTTCAACAGCTGATTTGTGGCGTCGACTACTGCCACTCCTTG CAAATATGCCACAGAGATCTGAAGCTTGAAAACACACTGCTTGATGGGAGCCCTGCTCCGCTTTTGAAAATTTGTGACTTTGGTTACTCTAAG TCATCTATACTACACTCTCGGCCTAAATCGACTGTTGGAACTCCAGCATACATAGCACCTGAAGTTCTTTCCCGGAGAGAATATGATGGCAAG catgCGGATGTGTGGTCATGTGGAGTAACCCTTTATGTGATGCTGGTCGGAGCCTACCCATTCGAGGACCCTAATGATCCAAAGAACTTCAGGAAAACAATCCAA CGTATAATGGCTATACAATACAAGATCCCGGACTACGTTCACATATCTCAGGAATGCAAACACCTTCTCTCTCGCATATTCGTCACTAACCCCGCCAAG AGAATCACGCTTAAGGAGATCAAGAATCATCCATGGTACTTAAAGAACTTGCCAAAGGAGCTGGTGGAGTCGGCTCAAGCGGTGTATTACAAGAGAGACAACACGAGCTATTCTCTTCAAAGCATAGAGGACATAATGAAGACAGTTGGAGAAGCAAGGAATCCAGCTTCATCTTCTAGTGTTAGCAAAAGCTTGGGATCAGGGACGGcggaggaagaagacgaagatgatgaagaggacgTTGAAGCTGAaatggaagaagatgaagaagatgaatacGAGAAGCATGTCAAAGAGGCACATTCGTCTTGTCAAGAGCCTGACAAAGCtcaagaagaaagaaaatga
- the LOC106384949 gene encoding DDT domain-containing protein DDB_G0282237 isoform X2: MPLLKKKPHRLLEPPNGLEPRDLVYQVRLTKEIFRDYQLYLTRINLYRQRVWTCKSTGKTSLTYGEALESEKLTSKKVQTLPGELLAPALRIIQFSTLSLKDLADTVATKLQSCFFTGAELYANRDGELHPCRILEMVTDEDGEPQYKLGFLDKDKEINESAVLSGEDLSWKKFPFSRNFLKSFIRESTCRSIPWVVNEYLAKAHGISRKIPKELHDKYVFQNGELVQQRKQDDKTGSENGKRKRAENESHVAEQTHRDVNESEKESIIYPIEDLLLPPDRDDADITKRPRLSRDFNVSMDCAGDLLMVWDFCSSFGRQLHLWRFSLEDFENALCHKESNSVLIMEVHACLFRFLINEDGDKFKALKRRSRKSKITLITWTEYLCDFLESVDTPDLCFDIGTIKRGHYGLLDPNVKLKILRELVNHIAETVAFKGEIDKLVEQRHILGAARREEALAEARMKREEKEGSKTGEESDGVLDNSRLENKKNSPQITESSRKKESFAWEIKMENGSVSSKRNEISEKRLMGNVYLRKHKRQKTDTKITSKEEEEEVKEISGKKQGGKSSSEDEKGTLERRGPEQRRQHYEGEMERIVIRTNPLGKDRNYNRYWWFRSNGRIFVEDSDCKEWGYYTSKEELDALMRSLNREGERELSLHMQLEKFYDRICSTLQKRTKDIAEDIEMEEAVVRRSTRVRALLHENPASAFMRYVNKWKEE; this comes from the exons ATGCCTCTACTAAAAAAGAAGCCACATAGACTGCTGGAGCCCCCAAACGGCTTGGAGCCACGAGATCTTGTTTATCAAGTTCGTCTCACAAAGGAGATTTTCCGAGATTATCA ATTGTACTTGACGAGGATTAATCTGTATCGCCAGCGAGTTTGGACATGTAAATCTACCGGTAAAACTAGCTTGACCTACGGGGAGGCCTTAGAGTCAGAAAAACTGACAAGCAAGAAGGTTCAAACTCTGCCCGGAGAGCTACTGGCACCTGCTTTACGTATCATCCAGTTCA GCACACTCTCATTGAAAGATCTTGCTGACACAGTAGCGACCAAGCTGCAAAGTTGTTTCTTTACTGGTGCGGAGTTGTATGCGAACAGGGATGGCGAATTGCATCCATGCAGAATCTTGGAGATGGTAACAGATGAGGATGGTGAACCTCAGTATAAGTTAGGCTTCCTTGACAAAGATAAGGAAATAAATGAGAGCGCAGTGCTGTCTGGGGAGGATCTTTCATGGAAGAAATTTCCATTTAGTAGaaattttctcaagtctttcaTTCGGGAGTCCACATGCCGCAGTATACCTTGGGTAGTTAATGAATATCTGGCTAAAGCACATGGAATCTCTAGAAAGATTCCCAAGGAACTTCATGACAAATATGTCTTTCAGAATGGAGAACTGGTTCAGCAAAGGAAGCAG GACGATAAAACCGGAAGTGAAAAcggaaaaagaaagagagcaGAAAATGAAAGTCATGTTGCAGAGCAGACACATAGAG ATGTTAATGAGTCAGAGAAAGAGTCTATCATATATCCAATTGAAGATTTACTGTTGCCACCTGATCGTGATGATGCTGATATCACTAAGCGTCCTCGGCTTTCACGggattttaatgtttctatggATTGTGCTGGGGATCTTCTTATGGTCTGGGATTTTTGTTCCTCGTTTGGTCGGCAGCTGCATCTATGGCGATTTTCTCTTGAGGACTTTGAAAATGCTCTTTGCCACAAGGAGAGTAATTCGGTTCTGATTATGGAAGTGCATGCCTGTCTTTTCCGATTCCTCATCAATGAAGACGGTGATAAATTCAAAGCTTTAAAGAGAAGGAGTCGCAAGTCAAAG ATAAcattgatcacttggacagagTATCTATGTGACTTCTTGGAATCAGTTGACACTCCTGATTTGTGCTTTGACATTGGAACAATCAAACGGGGACATTATGGTCTACTGGACCCCAATGTAAAATTGAAAATCCTAAGGGAGTTAGTGAACCATATAGCTGAAACAGTTGCGTTCAAGGGGGAAATAGACAAGCTTGTTGAACAACGGCATATCCTTGGAGCTGCTAGAAGGGAAGAAGCATTGGCGGAAGCCCGAATGAAAAGAGAGGAGAAAGAAGGCTCCAAAACTGGCGAGGAATCTGATGGAGTTTTAGATAACAGCAGGTTAGAGAACAAGAAAAATAGCCCACAAATAACGGAAAGCAGCAGAAAGAAAGAGAGCTTTGCGTGGGAAATCAAGATGGAAAATGGGTCTGTTTCTTcgaaaagaaatgaaatatcAGAGAAAAG GCTTATGGGGAATGTCTATCTGAGAAAGCACAAACGGCAGAAGACGGATACAAAAATCACATcaaaggaggaggaagaagaggtgAAAGAAATTTCGGGGAAGAAGCAGGGTGGAAAATCTTCAAGTGAAGATGAGAAGGGAACATTGGAAAGGAGGGGACCTGAACAGAGG AGGCAACATTATGAAGGAGAGATGGAGAGAATAGTCATACGTACAAACCCATTGGGTAAAGATCGGAACTACAACAGGTACTGGTGGTTCCGAAGCAATGGGAGGATATTTGTTGAGGATTCTGATTGCAAAGAATGGGGCTATTATACCTCCAAGGAAGAG CTCGATGCATTGATGCGATCACTAAACCGTGAAGGAGAGAGGGAACTGTCATTACATATGCAGCTCGAGAAATTCTATGACAGAATATG CTCTACACTACAAAAGAGGACGAAGGACATTGCTGAGGACATAGAAATGGAAGAAGCAGTGGTTAGGAGATCTACCCGTGTAAGAGCTCTACTTCATGAAAATCCAGCTAGTGCCTTCATGCGATATGTTAACAAGTGGAAAGAGGAGTAA
- the LOC106384949 gene encoding DDT domain-containing protein DDB_G0282237 isoform X1, translating to MKSSSYSHKERRLTPAAENERERERDERSKQLFRSSCDTSLSLSLSVDRRIPSSIHSLRRMPLLKKKPHRLLEPPNGLEPRDLVYQVRLTKEIFRDYQLYLTRINLYRQRVWTCKSTGKTSLTYGEALESEKLTSKKVQTLPGELLAPALRIIQFSTLSLKDLADTVATKLQSCFFTGAELYANRDGELHPCRILEMVTDEDGEPQYKLGFLDKDKEINESAVLSGEDLSWKKFPFSRNFLKSFIRESTCRSIPWVVNEYLAKAHGISRKIPKELHDKYVFQNGELVQQRKQDDKTGSENGKRKRAENESHVAEQTHRDVNESEKESIIYPIEDLLLPPDRDDADITKRPRLSRDFNVSMDCAGDLLMVWDFCSSFGRQLHLWRFSLEDFENALCHKESNSVLIMEVHACLFRFLINEDGDKFKALKRRSRKSKITLITWTEYLCDFLESVDTPDLCFDIGTIKRGHYGLLDPNVKLKILRELVNHIAETVAFKGEIDKLVEQRHILGAARREEALAEARMKREEKEGSKTGEESDGVLDNSRLENKKNSPQITESSRKKESFAWEIKMENGSVSSKRNEISEKRLMGNVYLRKHKRQKTDTKITSKEEEEEVKEISGKKQGGKSSSEDEKGTLERRGPEQRRQHYEGEMERIVIRTNPLGKDRNYNRYWWFRSNGRIFVEDSDCKEWGYYTSKEELDALMRSLNREGERELSLHMQLEKFYDRICSTLQKRTKDIAEDIEMEEAVVRRSTRVRALLHENPASAFMRYVNKWKEE from the exons ATGAAGTCTTCGTCGTATTCCCATAAGGAACGACGACTGACCCCAGCAGCTgagaacgagagagagagagagagagacgagagaTCTAAGCAGCTGTTTCGTTCTTCGTGTgatacctctctctctctctctctctccgtcgaCCGACGCATTCCGAGCTCCATACATTCTCT GAGGAGGATGCCTCTACTAAAAAAGAAGCCACATAGACTGCTGGAGCCCCCAAACGGCTTGGAGCCACGAGATCTTGTTTATCAAGTTCGTCTCACAAAGGAGATTTTCCGAGATTATCA ATTGTACTTGACGAGGATTAATCTGTATCGCCAGCGAGTTTGGACATGTAAATCTACCGGTAAAACTAGCTTGACCTACGGGGAGGCCTTAGAGTCAGAAAAACTGACAAGCAAGAAGGTTCAAACTCTGCCCGGAGAGCTACTGGCACCTGCTTTACGTATCATCCAGTTCA GCACACTCTCATTGAAAGATCTTGCTGACACAGTAGCGACCAAGCTGCAAAGTTGTTTCTTTACTGGTGCGGAGTTGTATGCGAACAGGGATGGCGAATTGCATCCATGCAGAATCTTGGAGATGGTAACAGATGAGGATGGTGAACCTCAGTATAAGTTAGGCTTCCTTGACAAAGATAAGGAAATAAATGAGAGCGCAGTGCTGTCTGGGGAGGATCTTTCATGGAAGAAATTTCCATTTAGTAGaaattttctcaagtctttcaTTCGGGAGTCCACATGCCGCAGTATACCTTGGGTAGTTAATGAATATCTGGCTAAAGCACATGGAATCTCTAGAAAGATTCCCAAGGAACTTCATGACAAATATGTCTTTCAGAATGGAGAACTGGTTCAGCAAAGGAAGCAG GACGATAAAACCGGAAGTGAAAAcggaaaaagaaagagagcaGAAAATGAAAGTCATGTTGCAGAGCAGACACATAGAG ATGTTAATGAGTCAGAGAAAGAGTCTATCATATATCCAATTGAAGATTTACTGTTGCCACCTGATCGTGATGATGCTGATATCACTAAGCGTCCTCGGCTTTCACGggattttaatgtttctatggATTGTGCTGGGGATCTTCTTATGGTCTGGGATTTTTGTTCCTCGTTTGGTCGGCAGCTGCATCTATGGCGATTTTCTCTTGAGGACTTTGAAAATGCTCTTTGCCACAAGGAGAGTAATTCGGTTCTGATTATGGAAGTGCATGCCTGTCTTTTCCGATTCCTCATCAATGAAGACGGTGATAAATTCAAAGCTTTAAAGAGAAGGAGTCGCAAGTCAAAG ATAAcattgatcacttggacagagTATCTATGTGACTTCTTGGAATCAGTTGACACTCCTGATTTGTGCTTTGACATTGGAACAATCAAACGGGGACATTATGGTCTACTGGACCCCAATGTAAAATTGAAAATCCTAAGGGAGTTAGTGAACCATATAGCTGAAACAGTTGCGTTCAAGGGGGAAATAGACAAGCTTGTTGAACAACGGCATATCCTTGGAGCTGCTAGAAGGGAAGAAGCATTGGCGGAAGCCCGAATGAAAAGAGAGGAGAAAGAAGGCTCCAAAACTGGCGAGGAATCTGATGGAGTTTTAGATAACAGCAGGTTAGAGAACAAGAAAAATAGCCCACAAATAACGGAAAGCAGCAGAAAGAAAGAGAGCTTTGCGTGGGAAATCAAGATGGAAAATGGGTCTGTTTCTTcgaaaagaaatgaaatatcAGAGAAAAG GCTTATGGGGAATGTCTATCTGAGAAAGCACAAACGGCAGAAGACGGATACAAAAATCACATcaaaggaggaggaagaagaggtgAAAGAAATTTCGGGGAAGAAGCAGGGTGGAAAATCTTCAAGTGAAGATGAGAAGGGAACATTGGAAAGGAGGGGACCTGAACAGAGG AGGCAACATTATGAAGGAGAGATGGAGAGAATAGTCATACGTACAAACCCATTGGGTAAAGATCGGAACTACAACAGGTACTGGTGGTTCCGAAGCAATGGGAGGATATTTGTTGAGGATTCTGATTGCAAAGAATGGGGCTATTATACCTCCAAGGAAGAG CTCGATGCATTGATGCGATCACTAAACCGTGAAGGAGAGAGGGAACTGTCATTACATATGCAGCTCGAGAAATTCTATGACAGAATATG CTCTACACTACAAAAGAGGACGAAGGACATTGCTGAGGACATAGAAATGGAAGAAGCAGTGGTTAGGAGATCTACCCGTGTAAGAGCTCTACTTCATGAAAATCCAGCTAGTGCCTTCATGCGATATGTTAACAAGTGGAAAGAGGAGTAA